The segment ATCCGCACGATCTGCGGATACTCCAGCGCCACCTGTCGCAGCAGGTCGCCACCATCGCGGCCCGGCATCCGATAGTCGGTGACCAGCACCGAGATCTTCGCTTGATGCTCCTGCAGGATGGCTATCGCCTCATCCGCGCCGGTGGCGGAAAGTACTTCGTGTTCGCTGCCGGCCGCGCGCGCGAAATACTTGCACGCCATCTCCTCGTCATCGACGTAGAGAATGGTCGCGCGCGGCTGGCTCGTATCGGTCGTCACGGCTTACTCCGCACGCGGCAGGTCGAAGCTGAAGGCGGCCCACTGGCCCACTTCGCTCTCGGCATACAGCACGCCGCCATGACGTTCGATCACGGCGTAGCTGATCGACAGGCCAAGACCCAGGCCCTGGCCCACTTCCCGCGTGGTGAAGAACGGCTCGAACACGCGGGCGAGATGCTCCTGCGCGATGCCAGGACCGTTGTCGCGCACGGTCACGCGCAGGCGTTTGTCCTCCCACCGCACCGTCGTATGGATCGCCGGATTCTGCGTACCCGCCTTGCGCATCGCCAGCGCGGCGTTCGAGAACAGGTTGATCAGCACGCCGATGATCGCGGCCTCGTCGCCAAGGACGAGGGTGTCGTCTGGCATCTCGCGCGTCATCTTGACCCCACGCAGTTCGTGCGCAGTCAGCCGTTGCGACGAATCAAGTGCCTTCTCGAACAGGAACGGGGTGCCTTCCACCTCGGCGCCCGGCTTGCGGTAGGCGAATGTCTTGAGGTCGGAGACGATATGCTGGATGCGCTGCATACCCTGTTTGGCATCGACCAGACACTCCTGGATGCCCGGTTCGGACTTCGCGGCCGGTTCCTCCATGGCCACTTCGATCGCCATCAGGCAGAAGTTGACCGGATTGTTCACCTCGTGCAGCAGGCCCGCCGCCAACGTGCCGATGGCCGCCATCTTCTCCTGCTGAAGCATCTGGCCCTTGATGTCGACCAGCTTGCGATTGATGACCTCGAGCTCCGCGTTCTTGTCCGCCACCTCGGCCTTCAAGCGGAACAGCATGAAGCGCGCGCGTTCATTGAAGAACGTGTACACGCCACTCGCTGCCGCGGCAAACAGCAGGAACAGCGAATTGACGATGAACGTCCCCACGGGCTCGATGCCGCCCGGGTGCAGCAGGCACGCGGCGGCATAAAGCACATACGACAGGACGCCGAACACCAGGTTTTGCCACAGCCCAAACGGCAAGGCGATGCCCGAGGCGAAGATCGCGAGATTCAGCCCGACGTAGTACGGCGATTCGACGCCTTCGGTCTGCGAGATCATCCAGGCGATCATGATCTGCGGCAGCAGCAGCCACGTCATGGTGAGCCACGGCGCGAAGCGGCGGCCAGCCTGGCTGTAGAGCGCGACCACCACGCCTGCGATCAGCAGCGAAACGACGATGCGCGCCGCAGCGAATGGCACTTGCCACTGCGGATACTGGCCGTAGTCGAGCCCAACCCCGAGCAGCACCAGCACGATAGCCGTGTACGCGCCGCCCCGGCTGAATGCCAGGCGGAAATCGGCCAGTTCGGACTGGTATCCGGCGTATAGCTTGTTCGAACTCATCGCCTTCGCCGGTTGGGCGGCCGAATCCTCAACGGATAGCGGCTTCGGCGAAGACATTGACGCCGGTTTCATCGACATAGAGTCGGTGGGCATGCGAGTTCTCCGGCAACAGCGAGGCCATACCGGCCTCGTCGCGATAGATCAGGTACCACTCCAGCAGATGCTCCATCCCGAACTTCTCGGGGTTGTCGGAGTGGACGTTGGTAACGAGCAGATGACCGCCCGGCCTCGTGCGCGAGGCGAAGTACGACAGCAGGCGCGAGCAGACCTTGTCGGAGAGATAGTCGAACAGACCGGCGCAATACACGGCGTCGAATTCGCGCACGCTCGGGTCGTCCGCGGTGATGCGACGCTTGAGCAGGTCGTGCACGGACTGGTGCACCATCTCGACCGATACCTTGTGCCCGGCCGACGCGGCGGACCGTTCGATCGAACCCCGCGTGTACTCGAGCGTCTCCGCGCTGAAGTCCACGAGCTGGAACGACAGCAGCTCCGGATTCGCATACTCCCGTACGAAGCGCTGGATCTCGAACGCGGGGCCGCAGCCGACGTTGAGCACGCGGAACGGGCGGCCCTCGGCACGTGCGCGTTCGGCCTGGCGCGTCAGGAAATCGACCAGCAGGTCGATTCGGTTGCGGTGCGCGGTGGCCACGGCCGCCTTCAGGAACGCCGTGTTGACGATCTGGAAGTAAGTGGTGGGCCCCTGCTGCGGATCACTGAGGATCTGGTTCACCATTTCATAGTCGCCGGCATAACCGAGCGGCTTGGTGAACGTACGATAGACGAACGGCGCGCGCAGCAGCAGCGGGTGCAGCGCGGCCTGCGCATAGGTGCGGTGGACCGGCGCCAGTTCGGGATCGACGCGTTGCGCCTCGTCCTCGAGCCAGTCCAGATAGACCTTCACCTTGCCCATCAGCGGCGTGGCCAGTTCGTAGAACACGTCCTCGCGCAGGCGTCCTTCCCGCTTCGGCAGCGACTCGGTCAGGTCCACCTGCTCGACCCATCGGGAGACTTCCGAGAGATACGCGCGCATCTCGTTGACCACGATCTGGTAGTCGCGCCGGATATTGAAACGTGTGTCCCAATCCTGCACGAACAGCTCGGCCTCGCGCGCCACCGATTTGGGCGCATCGTTGACGTCGGTGAGCTCGCGCCACTCGTCGATCAGCGTCAGGGACACCACCGCGGTCAGGCCGGTATTCACCAGACTCATGACCACGGCCTTGCCCAGGTACGCATTTTTCGCGCCCATGCGCACGCTCAGTTCGCTCAATACCTCGCTGACCTGAACGATGGAATAAGGATTGTAGATTTCCATCACCAGCGACTTGCGCTGGAGATTGATGATCGTGCCTCGCACCTGCTCGCCCTGCGAGTTGCGGAAGCTAACTACCGGATCGATTTGGGTTTTGGAGTACACGGTATCGCGCCAGGGGAAATCCGAAAAACGCTGCGCACCGTGGCGCCAATGGGCACCGGCCGGGTACAGCTCAGGCAAGGGGCCTTGCGGCGGACAACCAACTCAGGGAATGCAGCCAATGCTCATAGCGATGCGCGTGACCTGTTGCGGGGACGGGCTCGATCGGCGCAGGCCGATGCGAACGCCGTCCCGGGGGTGGGACTGCGGCGAACCATTGTACTGTGGCTGCCCGAAACCGTACAACTGTGCACCTGCGGTATTTGAGTAGGGTATGCAATCCCCAAAAAAAATGAGCCAGCACATGGCTGGCTCATTCAGATGGGGCCGGAAATGTCCCCTTGTACGTTCATCGCTACTGCAGCAGGCTCAGTCCGCCTTGACGGCTTCCACCTGGATGGCAAGCTTCACGTCCTGCTTGAAGCCGTACTTGACGCCGTAGTCGATGCCGAAATCGGCGCGGTTGATCTGGGCCACGGCATCGGCGCCGCAGGCTTCACGCTTGAGCATCGGGTGCTGCATGCACTTGAACTCGCGAATTTCCAGCTTGACCGGCTTCGACACGCCGTGCAGCGTCAGCACGCCGTCGACTTCGGTCGGGACATCGCCCTTGAACTTGGAGAACTTGCCCTTGTACGTGGCTTCCGGGAAGGCCTGCACGTCGAACATTTCGGGGCCCTTTGCGTGCTCGTTGAGCTTGCCGTTACCGAAATCGATCGACGACGCGTCGATCTTGATATCCACGGAGCCCGTCTTGCCGGCACGGTCCAGCGTCACGACGCCCGACGACTTCTCGAACTTGCCGCGCCACGTCGACAGACCGCCCATGTGGTCAGCCTCGAAGCTCGGGTAGGTGTGGGTCGGATCGATGTTGTACGTCGACGCATTGGCCAGTGCGGTACCGGCGGCGAGCGTGGCGGAAGCAGCCGCGACAGCGGCGAAAAGGGTGCGCATCTTCATATAAGGTCTCCCGTCTGGGGGTTGGATAGGAAGGTCTGATAAAACCGGCAAAAGGATGACTTCAGGTGAAACGGGCGGTCCGGGGACCGCTGGCGCCTCACCCCTTCTTGACCGGGGTAACGATACGGAACTTGATCTGCACGTCGTCGGCGACCACGGAAGTGTCCTTCCATTCGCCGTCGCCGATGTTGAACACTGTGCGCTTGATCGGCAGCACGCCTTCGAAGACCTGGCCGCCGGCGTCCTGCTTGTACGAAGCCGGCACCACCACGTCCACGGTCTTGCCCTTGATGGTCAGCTTGCCGGCAACGTCATACTTGCCCGCAGCGCCAGCCTTGATGCTGGTGGACTGGAAAACGGCTTTCGGAAATTTCGCAGCGTCGAACCATTCGCGACCCTTGACCTCCTTGGTCGTTTCCGCGTCGCCGATCTCGAAGCTCGACACGTCGATCTCGACCTTGGCCGCCGACGTTGCCAGCTTGGCGGGATCGAAGTCGACCGTGGCGTCGAACTTCTTGAACTTGCCCTCCATCGGCACGCCGATCTGGCGAGCGGTTGCGGTGACCGAGCTCTTGGCGGTGTCGATCTGGGCCCAGCCGATATTGGCGGCCAGCCCGGCGGTGACCAGTGCGGCCGACACGAGCATCACGCCAGGGCGAGACATGCGTTTCATCTTTGACTCCAGTGCGAATAGATGGATCAAGCGGTTAGCGCAGGAACGGGATCATGCGTCCGAGCGTGCCATCGCGGTCGATCACCTGGTGCTTGATCGCGGCGGCTGCGTGGACGACGACGATCGCCGCCATCAGGTAATTCAGCCAGATATGGGCAAACTTCAGGATCGGCTTGAGCGTGTCGCTGGCCTCGATCAGCGGCGGCAGCTTCCACAGGCCCAGGTACACCACGGGCACGCCCGCCGAGGAGCTGTAGAGATAGCCCGTAATCGGCACGATCAGGATCAGCAGGTACAGCAAATGATGCGCGCCAGCGGCAGCCTTGGCCTGCCAGGCCGGCGTGCCGGGCGCCACGGGCGGCGCGGCATGGGTGGCGCGCCAGATCACGCGCAGCACGGCCACGATGAAGATCGTCACGCCAATCCACTTGTGCCACGAGAACAACTTCAGCTTGGTCGGCGTCAGGCCGGGAATCCCAGTCATATAGAGGCCCAGGCCGAACGCTGCGAAGATGCCGAAGGCGATCAGCCAGTGCAGACCGATGGCGGTGGCCGTGTATCCGGCGGGCCGGCCGGCCGGAATGGAGCCTTTGGAACTCATGTCTATCAATCCCTTCGTTGATGCATTCGTTGTGCGCGCGACGTGAATGTTGCAGATCCGGCCAGTCCCGTCGCAGCGAATCCTCGCATTATTGGGGCCCGCCCATTAGCTGGGAATGGCCGAACTTCATTAAGTTGTTCAAATCATTTGAAGCGACCAGATGTCGCACCCGCCGCAATGCCGGTGATCGTAACCCGCCATCCGGGTCACATGTGGCGGCAATTGGCCGCACGGCGGTAATTTCTGCCTCAACCCTGGCGACCGGCAACAACAAAAAGGGCTGGCACCAGGCCAGCCCTTTTGTTTCCTGACGCGTCTCGAGCGTCAGATGCGATTCGCCAGTTCCACCGCGCGGCCGATGTAGCTGGCGGGCGTCATCGCCAGCAGCAGCGCCTTGGCATCGTCGGGAATCGCCAGACCCTGCACGAAGGTCTGGAGCGCCTCGCGCGAGATGCCCTTGCCGCGGGTCAGCTCCTTCAATTGCTCGTACGGATTGGGCACGCCAAAGCGGCGCATCACGGTCTGCACCGGCTCCGCCAGCACTTCCCAGCAGTTGTCGAGGTCTTCGTTGAGGCGTTCGGGATTGGTTTCCAGCTTGCCCAGGCCACGCAGGCAGGCCTCGTAAGCCAGCAGGCTGTAACCAAACGCCACACCCATGTTGCGCAGCACGGTCGAATCGGTCAGGTCACGCTGCCAGCGGGACACAGGCAGCTTCTCGGACAGGTGGCGCAGCACGGCGTTGGCCAGGCCGACATTGCCCTCCGAGTTTTCGAAGTCGATCGGGTTGACCTTGTGCGGCATGGTCGACGAGCCGATCTCGCCAGCCTTGGTCTTCTGCTTGAAGTAGCCCACCGAGATATAGCCCCAGACGTCGCGGTTCAGGTCCAGCAGGATCGTGTTGGCGCGGGCGACGGCATCGAACAGCTCGGCCATGTAGTCGTGCGGTTCGATCTGGATCGTGTACGGGTTGAACGTCAGGCCCAGGCGCGTCTCGATCACCTGCTTCGAGAACGACTCCCAGTCGAACGTCGGATAGGCGGACAGGTGCGCGTTGTAGTTACCCACGGCGCCATTCATCTTGCCGAGCAGTTCCACGCGTTCCACACGCTCGATGGCGCGGGCCAGACGCGCGGCCACGTTGGCCATTTCCTTGCCGAGCGTGGTCGGGCTGGCCGGCTGGCCGTGCGTACGCGACAGCATCGGCTGGGCGGCGTTCAGCTTCGCCAGTTCGACCAGACGCGCATGCACGCGCTTGAGCGCCGGCACGATCACGCCGTCGCGGGCGCCCTTGAGCATCATGCCGTGCGACGTGTTGTTGATGTCTTCCGACGTGCAGGCGAAGTGAATGAACTCGCTGGCGGCCTCGAGCTCCGCGTTGCCCTTGACCTGCTCCTTGAGCCAGTACTCGACGGCCTTCACGTCGTGGTTCGTGACGGCCTCGATTTCCTTGATCCGGGCGGCGTCGGCCTCGGTGAAATTCTCCACCAGCGACAGCAGCTTTGCCTCCGATGCGGCCGAGAACTTCGGCACGTCCGGCAGGCCGGCCTGGGCCAGCGCGATCAGCCAGTTGACCTCCACCTTGACGCGGTTGCGCATGAAGGCCGCCTCGGACAGCCACTCGCGCAATGCATCGGCTTTGGCGGCATAGCGGCCATCGATGGGAGACAGGGCGGTAAGCGGCGAAAGGGAAGACGTGGACATGCTGGCAACCAGAAGTAAGGGAGGTATGGGCGCGTTCCGCACATGGCGGGTGCGGGGGCGAGGCACGTGCGAAGCGATCAATGCGCCGCACGGCGCGATTTGTGCGATCACCGGGCAACGTTGGCGTGCACGGGGCCGCGGAAAGCGTAACGCGCGATTTTATCATCGGACCATGGCGCTGTGCTGCACGCCATGACCAATGTCCCGCCATCCGTGCGCCAGGCCGCATTGGTGGCGCATCCGGCGCCCGGCGCGGGTATACTCGCGCT is part of the Cupriavidus metallidurans CH34 genome and harbors:
- a CDS encoding sensor histidine kinase — protein: MSSNKLYAGYQSELADFRLAFSRGGAYTAIVLVLLGVGLDYGQYPQWQVPFAAARIVVSLLIAGVVVALYSQAGRRFAPWLTMTWLLLPQIMIAWMISQTEGVESPYYVGLNLAIFASGIALPFGLWQNLVFGVLSYVLYAAACLLHPGGIEPVGTFIVNSLFLLFAAAASGVYTFFNERARFMLFRLKAEVADKNAELEVINRKLVDIKGQMLQQEKMAAIGTLAAGLLHEVNNPVNFCLMAIEVAMEEPAAKSEPGIQECLVDAKQGMQRIQHIVSDLKTFAYRKPGAEVEGTPFLFEKALDSSQRLTAHELRGVKMTREMPDDTLVLGDEAAIIGVLINLFSNAALAMRKAGTQNPAIHTTVRWEDKRLRVTVRDNGPGIAQEHLARVFEPFFTTREVGQGLGLGLSISYAVIERHGGVLYAESEVGQWAAFSFDLPRAE
- a CDS encoding class I SAM-dependent methyltransferase, with amino-acid sequence MYSKTQIDPVVSFRNSQGEQVRGTIINLQRKSLVMEIYNPYSIVQVSEVLSELSVRMGAKNAYLGKAVVMSLVNTGLTAVVSLTLIDEWRELTDVNDAPKSVAREAELFVQDWDTRFNIRRDYQIVVNEMRAYLSEVSRWVEQVDLTESLPKREGRLREDVFYELATPLMGKVKVYLDWLEDEAQRVDPELAPVHRTYAQAALHPLLLRAPFVYRTFTKPLGYAGDYEMVNQILSDPQQGPTTYFQIVNTAFLKAAVATAHRNRIDLLVDFLTRQAERARAEGRPFRVLNVGCGPAFEIQRFVREYANPELLSFQLVDFSAETLEYTRGSIERSAASAGHKVSVEMVHQSVHDLLKRRITADDPSVREFDAVYCAGLFDYLSDKVCSRLLSYFASRTRPGGHLLVTNVHSDNPEKFGMEHLLEWYLIYRDEAGMASLLPENSHAHRLYVDETGVNVFAEAAIR
- a CDS encoding YceI family protein, with protein sequence MKMRTLFAAVAAASATLAAGTALANASTYNIDPTHTYPSFEADHMGGLSTWRGKFEKSSGVVTLDRAGKTGSVDIKIDASSIDFGNGKLNEHAKGPEMFDVQAFPEATYKGKFSKFKGDVPTEVDGVLTLHGVSKPVKLEIREFKCMQHPMLKREACGADAVAQINRADFGIDYGVKYGFKQDVKLAIQVEAVKAD
- a CDS encoding YceI family protein produces the protein MKRMSRPGVMLVSAALVTAGLAANIGWAQIDTAKSSVTATARQIGVPMEGKFKKFDATVDFDPAKLATSAAKVEIDVSSFEIGDAETTKEVKGREWFDAAKFPKAVFQSTSIKAGAAGKYDVAGKLTIKGKTVDVVVPASYKQDAGGQVFEGVLPIKRTVFNIGDGEWKDTSVVADDVQIKFRIVTPVKKG
- a CDS encoding cytochrome b gives rise to the protein MSSKGSIPAGRPAGYTATAIGLHWLIAFGIFAAFGLGLYMTGIPGLTPTKLKLFSWHKWIGVTIFIVAVLRVIWRATHAAPPVAPGTPAWQAKAAAGAHHLLYLLILIVPITGYLYSSSAGVPVVYLGLWKLPPLIEASDTLKPILKFAHIWLNYLMAAIVVVHAAAAIKHQVIDRDGTLGRMIPFLR
- the purB gene encoding adenylosuccinate lyase, with translation MSTSSLSPLTALSPIDGRYAAKADALREWLSEAAFMRNRVKVEVNWLIALAQAGLPDVPKFSAASEAKLLSLVENFTEADAARIKEIEAVTNHDVKAVEYWLKEQVKGNAELEAASEFIHFACTSEDINNTSHGMMLKGARDGVIVPALKRVHARLVELAKLNAAQPMLSRTHGQPASPTTLGKEMANVAARLARAIERVERVELLGKMNGAVGNYNAHLSAYPTFDWESFSKQVIETRLGLTFNPYTIQIEPHDYMAELFDAVARANTILLDLNRDVWGYISVGYFKQKTKAGEIGSSTMPHKVNPIDFENSEGNVGLANAVLRHLSEKLPVSRWQRDLTDSTVLRNMGVAFGYSLLAYEACLRGLGKLETNPERLNEDLDNCWEVLAEPVQTVMRRFGVPNPYEQLKELTRGKGISREALQTFVQGLAIPDDAKALLLAMTPASYIGRAVELANRI